From Clarias gariepinus isolate MV-2021 ecotype Netherlands chromosome 2, CGAR_prim_01v2, whole genome shotgun sequence, one genomic window encodes:
- the LOC128516206 gene encoding trace amine-associated receptor 13c-like: MNRTEFNQSDRCVHFSCPERSVSSAVYILLYVCSAAVVLLTVCGNLLVFISVFHFKQLHTPTNMYLLSLAVSDFLIGIFVMPPMLIWSIESCWIFGRDFCTIYWLVTSFPSISTYTIVQISVDRYLALSNPFLYMNIISVRITWAVVVFNWCVVMTYMLALLYFNGNFKSSVMCPGECFLSANNIWSIIDLVFSFIFPLSLIIMFYTLVFMIAKKHATAIRELNNHTRPKSQKITSHSMKSERKAAKVLSILVSVFLVCLLPYFMYSLLGNVIELRLEIGQKVLITLYLNSTINPFIYALFYPWFRKCIKLIVTMQIFQRDSALINILS, from the coding sequence ATGAATCGGACAGAGTTTAATCAGTCTGATCGCTGTGTGCATTTCTCCTGTCCAGAGAGATCTGTATCTTCTGCAGTttatatcttactgtatgtgtgttcagctgctgtGGTTCTGCTAACAGTGTGTGGAAATTTGCTTGTCTTCATCTCTGTTTTTCACtttaagcagcttcacacaccaaCAAACATGTATCTACTCTCTCTGGCTGTGTCGGATTTTCTCATTGGCATCTTTGTAATGCCACCAATGTTAATCTGGTCAATTGAGTCATGTTGGATTTTTGGAAGAGATTTCTGCACCATCTACTGGTTAGTAACTAGTTTTCCGTCAATATCAACCTACACCATTGTTCAGATCTCTGTGGATCGGTATTTGGCTCTCTCAAATCCATTTCTCTACATGAACATTATCTCTGTAAGAATTACTTgggctgttgttgtttttaactgGTGTGTAGTAATGACATATATGTTAGCACTCCTATATTTTAATGGAAACTTCAAAAGTTCTGTAATGTGTCCTGGAGAGTGTTTTCTCTCTGCAAATAACATTTGGTCTATAATTGATCTTGTATtttcctttatatttccactttctcTCATAATTATGTTCTATACTCTAGTTTTTATGattgctaagaaacatgccactgctatcagagagcttaataatcacacacgGCCTAAATCACAGAAAATCACCTCACACTCGatgaaatctgagagaaaagcagctaaagtcctcagcattttagtgtctgtgtttctggtgtgtttACTTCCATATTTTATGTATAGTTTATTAGGCAATGTTATCGAATTACGGTTAGAAATAGGTCAAAAAGTTTTAATTACACTTTATCTAAATTCCACaattaatccatttatttatgctctgtTTTACCCGTGGTTTAGAAAGTGCATTAAATTAATTGTAACTATGCAAATATTCCAAAGAGACTCTGCATTAATCAATATTCTTTCATAA
- the LOC128513416 gene encoding trace amine-associated receptor 13c-like: MNLTEFNQSDRCVHFSCPKRSVSPAVYILLYVCSAAVVLLTVCGNLLIMISVFHFKQLHTPANTLVLSLAVSDFLVGIFAMPLMLIWTIESCWIFGRVFCTIYWLISGLLIISTYNIAQIAVDRYLALSNPFLYMAIVSVRFTRVVIVFNWCVVMGYTIAILYFNGNFKSSVMCPGECFLFINEVWSVIDLLFSFIFPLSVIIILYTQVFVIAKKHATAIRDLNNHTRPKTQKITSHSMKSERKAAKVLSILVSVFLACLFPYFIYTLLGNIIEIQTAAFYYVSILFYLNSTINPFIYALFYPWFRKCMKLIIILQIFQTDSELINVLS, from the coding sequence ATGAACCTGACAGAGTTTAACCAGTCTGATCGCTGTGTGCATTTCTCCTGTCCAAAGAGATCTGTATCTCCTGCAGTTTATATCTTACTGTACGTGTGTTCAGCTGCTGTGGTTCTGCTAACAGTGTGTGGAAATCTGCTCATCATGATCTCTGTTTTCCACtttaagcagcttcacacaccaGCAAATACCCTTGTGCTCTCTTTGGCTGTGTCGGATTTTCTGGTTGGCATTTTTGCAATGCCCCTAATGTTAATCTGGACTATTGAGTCATGCTGGATTTTTGGGAGAGTTTTCTGCACTATATACTGGCTGATTAGTGGTCTTCTCATAATATCAACCTATAATATTGCTCAAATTGCTGTGGATCGGTATTTGGCTCTCTCAAACCCCTTTCTCTACATGGCCATTGTGTCTGTAAGATTCACTCgtgttgtaattgtttttaattggtGTGTAGTGATGGGCTATACCATAGCAATCCTGTATTTCAACGGAAACTTTAAAAGTTCTGTAATGTGTCCAGGAGAGTGTTTTCTCTTTATAAATGAGGTTTGGTCTGTAATTGATCTTCTATtttcctttatatttccactttctgTTATAATCATATTGTATACACAGGTTTTTGTGATTGCTAAAAAACATGCTACTGCTATCAGAGATCTTAATAATCACACACGgcctaaaacacagaaaatcacctcacactcaatgaaatctgagagaaaagcagctaaagtcctcagcattttagtgtctgtgtttctggcctgtttatttccatattttatatacactttATTAGGAAACATTATTGAAATACAAACAGCAGCCTTTTATTATGTCTCAATCTTGTTTTATCTTAATTCCAccattaatccatttatttatgctctATTTTACCCATGGTTTAGGAAGTGcatgaaattaattataattttgcaAATATTCCAAACAGATTCTGAACTAATAAATGTTCTTTcatga